The Lachnospiraceae bacterium oral taxon 500 genome window below encodes:
- a CDS encoding GNAT family N-acetyltransferase has translation MVNSDKLQLVKPTLSLKNEALNYRQEHFDYGEYVINGSELFDKIQSYEEWLEKVTVNSKSETVDPNWVLTDTFFVIRLSDSKIVGIVDLRYQLNDFLKDFGNCGYSVRPTERRKGYAAEILKQICTLAKSQGLESLQLSVEKNNTASIKTIKKNGGTYLRNFVFDNEEAYIYTIRL, from the coding sequence ATGGTAAACAGTGATAAATTGCAGCTTGTAAAGCCTACACTATCATTAAAAAATGAAGCACTTAATTACAGACAGGAACACTTTGATTATGGGGAATATGTTATAAACGGAAGCGAATTATTTGATAAAATACAATCTTATGAGGAATGGTTAGAAAAAGTAACAGTAAATTCAAAATCGGAAACTGTTGATCCTAATTGGGTTTTAACGGATACTTTTTTTGTGATTAGGCTCTCTGATAGCAAAATTGTAGGAATAGTAGATTTACGATATCAGCTAAATGATTTTCTTAAAGACTTTGGCAACTGTGGATATAGTGTACGTCCTACTGAACGCAGAAAAGGTTATGCTGCTGAAATTCTAAAGCAGATATGTACTTTAGCCAAAAGTCAGGGATTAGAAAGTCTTCAACTATCAGTAGAAAAGAATAACACCGCTTCAATAAAAACGATTAAAAAAAATGGTGGTACATATTTACGAAATTTTGTTTTCGACAACGAAGAAGCCTATATATACACTATCCGATTGTAA
- a CDS encoding elongation factor 4 yields the protein MKQENIRNFSIIAHIDHGKSTLADRIIQKTGLLTDREMKDQILDTMDLERERGITIKSQAVRLVYKAKDGQEYILNLIDTPGHVDFNYEVSRSLAACEGAVLVVDAAQGIEAQTLSNVYLALEHNLEIVPVINKIDLPSADPDKVIQEVEDVIGIEAADAPRISAKEGLNIEGVLEQIVAKIPAPSGSVNEPLQALIFDSLYDSYRGVIVFCRVFNGSVRRGDMIRFLATGKEFEVVEVGFFAPGQFIGAEELTAGSVGYITASIKNLKDTKVGDTFTSAQNPCREALPGYKEVLPMVYCGIYPADGAKYPDLRDALDKLQLNDASLIFEPETSVALGFGFRCGFLGLLHLEIIQERLEREFNLDLVTTAPSVIYHIYKTNGDMIYLSNPTELPDPSTIARMEEPIVKAEILSPKEYVGSIMELCQERRGVYQHMEYIEENRAMLTYELPLNEIIYDFFDALKSRTRGYASLDYELSGYQPSDLVKLDIMINREVVDALSFIVHSEKAYERGRKIAEKLKDEIPRHLFEIPIQAAIGNKVIARETVKALRKDVLAKCYGGDISRKRKLLEKQKEGKKRMRQVGSVEIPQQAFMSVLKLDEK from the coding sequence ATGAAGCAGGAAAACATCAGAAACTTTTCGATTATTGCCCATATTGACCACGGCAAATCGACCTTGGCTGATCGGATTATTCAAAAAACCGGATTGTTGACCGACCGGGAAATGAAAGACCAAATTTTGGATACCATGGATTTAGAACGGGAGCGGGGCATTACCATCAAATCGCAGGCCGTGCGCCTGGTCTATAAAGCCAAGGACGGGCAGGAATATATTTTAAATCTGATAGACACGCCCGGGCATGTCGATTTTAACTATGAGGTTTCCCGCTCGCTGGCTGCCTGCGAGGGCGCAGTGCTGGTAGTTGACGCGGCACAGGGGATTGAGGCGCAGACCCTGTCAAATGTGTATTTGGCTTTGGAGCATAATTTGGAGATTGTGCCGGTCATCAACAAGATTGACCTGCCCAGCGCCGATCCGGACAAGGTGATTCAGGAGGTTGAGGACGTGATTGGCATTGAAGCGGCGGATGCGCCGCGGATCAGCGCCAAGGAGGGGCTGAATATTGAGGGGGTGCTGGAGCAGATTGTGGCCAAAATACCGGCGCCGAGCGGCAGTGTGAATGAGCCGCTGCAGGCCTTGATTTTTGATTCCCTGTACGATAGTTATCGAGGGGTTATCGTCTTTTGCCGGGTGTTTAACGGCAGCGTCCGGCGCGGCGATATGATTCGCTTTCTGGCAACCGGCAAGGAGTTTGAAGTGGTCGAGGTCGGCTTTTTTGCACCGGGGCAGTTTATCGGCGCAGAGGAATTAACAGCCGGCAGTGTCGGCTATATCACAGCCAGCATTAAAAACCTGAAGGACACCAAGGTCGGCGATACATTTACCAGCGCCCAGAATCCCTGCCGGGAGGCTTTGCCCGGCTATAAGGAAGTGCTGCCCATGGTTTACTGCGGTATTTATCCGGCGGATGGAGCCAAATATCCCGATTTGCGGGACGCTTTGGATAAGCTGCAGTTAAATGATGCTTCCCTTATTTTTGAGCCGGAAACATCGGTCGCTCTCGGCTTTGGTTTTCGCTGCGGCTTTTTGGGGCTGCTGCATTTGGAGATTATTCAGGAGCGGCTGGAGCGGGAGTTTAATCTGGACTTGGTGACAACGGCGCCGTCGGTTATTTATCATATTTATAAGACCAACGGCGACATGATTTATTTGTCCAACCCAACCGAACTGCCCGATCCTTCCACCATTGCCCGGATGGAAGAGCCGATTGTCAAGGCTGAGATTTTATCGCCTAAGGAATATGTCGGCAGTATTATGGAGCTGTGTCAGGAGCGGCGGGGTGTGTATCAGCATATGGAGTACATTGAAGAAAACCGGGCGATGCTGACCTATGAGCTGCCCTTAAATGAAATTATTTATGATTTCTTTGACGCGCTCAAATCCCGTACCCGCGGCTATGCGTCGCTGGATTATGAATTGTCCGGTTATCAGCCGTCAGATTTGGTGAAACTGGATATCATGATCAACCGCGAGGTGGTCGATGCGCTTAGCTTCATCGTCCACAGTGAAAAAGCCTATGAGCGTGGGCGCAAGATTGCCGAGAAGCTCAAAGATGAGATTCCCCGGCATTTGTTTGAAATCCCGATTCAGGCGGCCATCGGCAACAAGGTGATTGCCCGGGAAACGGTGAAAGCTCTGCGCAAAGACGTGCTGGCCAAGTGCTACGGCGGTGATATCAGCCGTAAGCGCAAGCTTCTGGAAAAGCAGAAGGAAGGCAAGAAGCGGATGCGTCAGGTCGGCAGCGTTGAGATTCCGCAGCAGGCGTTTATGAGCGTCTTAAAACTGGACGAAAAATAG
- a CDS encoding aminopeptidase yields MAITKELLEKLEQEYAAAAVNEVAAPAVARVGLEEAAFNQDSRRRHTFHFSDKTGQGAITNQKQSGRCWLFAALNTARVEAMKKYDIDSLEFSQTYLFFWDKLERSNYFLESMIETRNEALTSRLVAHLLATPTQDGGQWDMAAGIIDKYGIVPKEAMPDTFHSTTSAPLNKVLNSYLRYFAAEIREQAAAGKDEAALTALKEKQLATIYNLLVKAFGQPPKQISYEYEDKNKNFCRLPQMTPQEFFKKMVGWNLDEKVSLINAPTADKPYGRAYTVKYLGSIKGVRPICYVNIPIAALKQAAIASIQAGEPVWFGCDMGKNVDKESGIMDHDLYLFEKLIGTELPWSKEKRLDYGESCLSHAMVLTGVDLDDNGRPVNWRVENSWGKDRGKDGQFSMSDEWFDQFVYQIMTDKKYIEAKWLEALKQPVIELEPWDPIGALALTVCAE; encoded by the coding sequence ATGGCAATTACAAAAGAATTATTAGAAAAACTGGAACAGGAATATGCAGCGGCGGCGGTTAATGAAGTGGCGGCGCCGGCTGTTGCGAGAGTGGGATTAGAGGAAGCGGCTTTTAATCAGGACAGCCGTCGGCGGCATACTTTTCACTTTTCTGACAAGACCGGGCAGGGGGCGATTACCAATCAAAAACAAAGCGGCCGCTGCTGGCTGTTTGCGGCATTAAACACCGCCCGGGTCGAAGCGATGAAAAAATATGATATCGACAGTTTAGAGTTTTCGCAGACCTATTTATTCTTCTGGGATAAATTAGAGCGGTCCAACTATTTTTTGGAAAGCATGATTGAAACCCGGAACGAAGCTTTGACTTCGCGGCTGGTGGCGCATCTCCTGGCAACTCCGACCCAGGACGGCGGCCAATGGGATATGGCGGCGGGGATTATTGATAAGTACGGCATCGTGCCGAAAGAAGCAATGCCGGATACCTTTCACTCGACAACCAGCGCACCCCTGAATAAAGTGCTGAACAGCTATTTACGCTACTTCGCGGCGGAGATTCGTGAGCAGGCGGCAGCCGGCAAGGATGAAGCGGCTCTGACTGCCTTAAAGGAAAAGCAGCTGGCCACGATTTACAATCTTTTGGTCAAGGCCTTTGGTCAGCCGCCGAAGCAGATCAGCTATGAATATGAGGATAAGAATAAGAACTTTTGCCGATTGCCGCAGATGACCCCGCAGGAGTTTTTTAAGAAAATGGTCGGTTGGAATCTGGACGAGAAAGTTAGCCTGATTAATGCGCCGACGGCAGATAAGCCTTACGGCCGGGCCTATACCGTCAAATATTTGGGCTCCATTAAGGGCGTGCGGCCGATTTGCTATGTCAATATCCCGATTGCGGCCTTAAAGCAGGCAGCCATTGCCTCAATTCAGGCCGGCGAGCCGGTATGGTTCGGCTGCGATATGGGTAAAAATGTGGACAAAGAAAGCGGCATTATGGATCATGATCTGTATTTGTTTGAAAAGCTGATTGGTACGGAGCTTCCGTGGAGCAAAGAAAAGCGCTTGGATTATGGCGAAAGCTGCCTATCGCATGCCATGGTTTTAACCGGTGTGGATTTGGATGATAACGGCCGGCCGGTCAACTGGCGGGTAGAAAACTCCTGGGGAAAGGATCGCGGCAAGGACGGCCAATTTTCGATGAGCGATGAGTGGTTTGACCAATTCGTTTATCAGATTATGACCGATAAAAAATATATCGAAGCGAAATGGCTGGAAGCTTTAAAGCAGCCGGTGATTGAACTGGAACCGTGGGATCCGATCGGGGCGCTGGCACTGACGGTTTGCGCCGAATAG
- a CDS encoding ROK family transcriptional regulator has product MEILTVHQKGKSQIKSKNRLKIFKLILSSGGISRIELGKSLHLSAASVTRAVEELVRAGLVYEEKKEITFVGRRPVLLNIRKNSCYSMGIHISRRSISLCIHNLLEEVVYEAKDSIGGVEYAVDLLRVLHQMMNRALEKSGISKEKIVSVGLAVRGIVNRQRGTVIYSEQTQEIIPIVESVKSLFDSAVFLENNIDVDLKSAYSQEFPHTDELVYVFADEGISGGMISGRQVIRGRNNMAAQFAHLLVEENGRLCSCGQKGHLQPYLAKSAIEAEYQSQSGQTGVNLVQICDRADQGEEIARAVLHTALEKLAAAMAQVIVLFNPGVIVLCGDIFEHYPDGVPFLRDTVAARVPIPPLLNFDWRVRIRREIRPERNVAKLALEYLLEQ; this is encoded by the coding sequence ATGGAAATATTAACAGTTCATCAAAAAGGGAAATCTCAGATTAAATCCAAAAACCGCCTGAAAATTTTTAAGCTGATTCTGAGCAGCGGCGGTATTTCCCGGATTGAATTGGGGAAAAGCCTGCATTTATCGGCGGCATCGGTGACCAGAGCAGTAGAGGAGCTGGTGCGGGCAGGATTGGTGTATGAGGAAAAAAAAGAAATTACCTTTGTCGGCCGGCGGCCGGTGCTGCTAAACATCAGAAAAAACAGCTGTTACAGCATGGGTATTCATATCAGTCGGCGCAGTATCAGTCTTTGTATTCATAATTTGTTAGAGGAAGTGGTTTACGAGGCCAAGGACAGCATCGGGGGAGTCGAATATGCGGTGGATTTGCTGCGGGTACTGCATCAAATGATGAATCGGGCTTTGGAAAAAAGCGGTATTTCCAAGGAAAAAATTGTCAGTGTCGGGCTGGCGGTCAGAGGCATTGTCAACCGGCAGCGGGGCACTGTCATTTATTCGGAGCAGACGCAGGAGATTATTCCGATTGTCGAGTCGGTCAAGTCGCTGTTTGACAGCGCAGTGTTTTTGGAAAACAATATTGATGTCGATTTAAAATCTGCCTATTCTCAGGAGTTTCCGCATACCGATGAATTAGTGTATGTCTTTGCCGATGAAGGCATCAGCGGCGGGATGATCAGCGGACGGCAGGTAATTCGCGGCCGGAACAATATGGCGGCTCAGTTCGCTCATTTGCTGGTCGAAGAAAACGGCCGGCTGTGCAGCTGCGGCCAAAAGGGACATTTGCAGCCGTATTTAGCCAAATCGGCGATTGAAGCCGAGTATCAAAGCCAAAGCGGTCAAACCGGCGTTAATCTGGTTCAGATTTGCGACCGGGCCGATCAAGGGGAAGAAATCGCCCGGGCGGTTTTGCACACAGCACTGGAAAAGCTGGCGGCGGCGATGGCGCAGGTGATCGTTTTGTTTAATCCCGGTGTCATTGTGCTGTGCGGCGATATTTTTGAACATTATCCGGACGGCGTCCCCTTTTTAAGGGATACGGTGGCGGCCAGGGTCCCGATTCCGCCACTGCTGAACTTTGACTGGCGGGTGCGGATTCGCCGGGAGATCCGGCCGGAGCGCAATGTTGCTAAGTTAGCGCTAGAATATTTATTGGAACAATAA
- a CDS encoding CPBP family intramembrane metalloprotease, whose amino-acid sequence MNNGLSIKTGFLWIFIWFCFMILYTILDIVIWRKIVPDYSRILNTITVILCMVSYFILLERKTHFKAKVFANISLYGALLAIACSVLFYFLLDKGLDPIFEKLFPASKENYQQTIQSISAAPIISLLDFCILAPVIEEVLMRGFLLEGLSVNYGKMVALIISSTLFALLHFNLIQIVPSFICGLILGFLYFRTGSLFPCILAHAGYNLISYVLTVLPLCK is encoded by the coding sequence ATGAATAATGGATTATCAATTAAAACAGGGTTTTTATGGATTTTTATTTGGTTCTGCTTTATGATTTTATATACCATCCTTGATATAGTGATTTGGAGGAAGATCGTTCCGGATTATAGCAGAATTCTGAACACTATCACTGTTATTTTGTGCATGGTATCATACTTTATTTTATTAGAGAGAAAGACACATTTCAAAGCAAAAGTATTTGCGAATATTTCACTTTATGGAGCGCTGTTGGCTATAGCTTGTTCCGTATTATTCTACTTCCTTTTGGATAAAGGTTTAGACCCTATATTTGAGAAGCTTTTTCCCGCAAGTAAGGAAAACTATCAGCAGACAATTCAATCAATAAGTGCTGCACCCATTATCAGCTTACTTGATTTTTGTATTCTGGCACCTGTTATTGAAGAGGTTTTAATGAGAGGCTTTTTACTTGAAGGCTTATCAGTAAATTATGGAAAAATGGTGGCTTTAATCATATCATCGACGCTTTTTGCCTTGCTTCATTTTAATTTGATTCAGATAGTCCCTTCTTTTATCTGCGGTTTGATACTGGGATTCCTTTACTTCCGAACAGGTTCACTATTTCCCTGTATACTCGCTCATGCAGGATATAATCTGATTTCTTATGTTTTGACAGTTTTGCCTTTATGTAAATAA
- a CDS encoding spermidine/putrescine ABC transporter substrate-binding protein has product MSYFKKLSVFLIAAILLLHTGCTESEQKTITVFNWGDYLNEELLDNFEAETGIRVIYDTFASNEDMWAKFSTSANSYDVVIPSDYMIERMIKNDLIMPLDHEKLPNLANLYPEFSSLSYDPGNRYSAPYFWSSTGIIYNTQKVKEPVDSWNILWNKAYQDKIIMLNVQRTSLMVALKILGYSMNTTNPDELSAAGRLLVEQRPLVVAYAEDNVKDMMLQGEGDLALIWSGEAYVVMNESPDFKYAIPKEGTNLVFDAMVIPKTSEHKDEAYQFINYLLRADVAVKNMETIFYNTPNQAAYQLLPPEKQKLLGALPFASMERGESEIFVDLGDALGLYNQVWTEFKASGQ; this is encoded by the coding sequence ATGTCGTATTTTAAGAAACTCAGTGTTTTTCTTATCGCAGCGATCCTGCTGCTTCACACCGGCTGCACCGAATCAGAGCAAAAAACCATTACCGTTTTTAATTGGGGCGATTATCTTAATGAGGAGCTGCTGGACAATTTTGAAGCCGAAACCGGAATTCGGGTAATTTACGATACTTTTGCCAGCAACGAAGATATGTGGGCCAAGTTTTCCACCAGCGCCAATTCCTATGATGTGGTCATTCCCAGTGATTATATGATTGAGCGCATGATTAAAAATGATTTAATCATGCCGCTGGACCATGAAAAGCTCCCGAATCTGGCCAATCTTTATCCGGAGTTTTCAAGCCTGAGCTATGACCCCGGCAATCGCTACTCGGCGCCGTATTTTTGGAGTTCAACCGGTATTATTTACAATACCCAAAAAGTAAAAGAACCGGTTGACAGCTGGAATATCCTTTGGAATAAAGCTTATCAGGATAAGATCATCATGCTGAATGTGCAGCGGACTTCGCTGATGGTGGCTTTGAAAATCCTGGGCTATTCGATGAATACTACCAATCCCGATGAGCTCTCCGCCGCCGGCCGGCTTCTGGTCGAACAGCGGCCGCTGGTAGTGGCTTACGCCGAGGATAATGTTAAGGACATGATGCTCCAGGGCGAAGGCGATCTGGCGCTGATTTGGTCGGGTGAGGCTTATGTCGTGATGAACGAATCACCGGACTTTAAGTATGCCATCCCCAAGGAAGGAACCAATCTGGTGTTTGATGCCATGGTTATTCCCAAAACTTCCGAGCATAAAGACGAAGCCTATCAATTTATCAATTATCTGCTGCGGGCAGACGTAGCCGTTAAAAATATGGAAACAATTTTTTATAACACTCCGAATCAAGCGGCGTATCAACTGCTGCCGCCGGAAAAGCAAAAGCTGCTCGGCGCTCTGCCCTTTGCCTCAATGGAACGGGGCGAATCGGAAATCTTTGTCGATCTGGGCGATGCGCTTGGTCTTTATAATCAGGTCTGGACGGAGTTCAAGGCTTCCGGGCAATAG